Part of the Labilibaculum antarcticum genome, TACCGATTATCCAAAGGAAATTAAATCGTTTTACATGAAACAAAACGAGGATGGAAAAACGGTTGCTGCTATGGATATTCTATTCCCTGGAATTGGTGAGATTATTGGCGGATCGCAGCGTGAGGAAGACTACGATAAATTGGTGACTCGAATGAAAGAAATGGGAGTGCCTACTGACGAAATGGACTGGTATTTAGATACCAGAAGATTTGGAACAGCCACACATAGTGGTTTTGGATTGGGATTTGAAAGAATGCTGTTGTTTGTTACCGGAATGGGTAATATTCGTGACGTAATTCCTTTCCCTAGATCACCCAAAAATGCTGAGTTTTAATAATTAAAACCCAATGATATATAAACCGTATTACTTCATGTAGTACGGTTTTTTTTTGTTTCAGGACTTTCTTTTTGGATTTGACTTTCGCAATTTATGTGAATCTTTCATATCATTTAAGTGATATTTTGTTGAGTCATTTATAAAAAAATTAGCTGCGAAAGCTTACTATTTTGATTCTTTTTCCCCAGCCTTTTATCCTTAAGATTTTGATACTTACCTATTATGGCTTGAAAATTGCTACTTGTGCACTGATCTTCTTGTAAGTTCACTACAGAATATGTATCTTGCTTCATTCAAAAAAGAACGGAAACAGTATGCTAAAGCAGAGTTTACAGCAAAAATTACTACAAAAATTATCACCGCAACAAATACAGGTGATAAAATTGTTGGAGCTTCCAACTTTGCAACTCGAAGAGCGAATTAAAAAGGAGTTGGAAGAGAATCCTGTTTTAGAAGAAGGAAGCAATGAAGAGGAATATCAAGAGGAAAATTACTCGGATGAGACTCCTGAAAAGGACAAAGATAAAGATGAATTTTCCTTGGAAGATTATATGAATGATGAAGACACTCCATCTTATAAACTTTCGGCACAAAATTATTCCGCAGACGATAAACATGAAGAAATTCCTTTTTCGGGAGGAACTACTTTTCATGAATTACTGATATCACAATTAGGCTTACGTATTCTAAGTCCGGAGAAGCATGCTTTAACTGAGTATTTGATTGGGAATATTGATGAAGATGGATATCTGCGAAGAGAAATTGAAAGTATTGTAGATGATTTGGCATTCTCTATGGGAGTCGAGACTTCCTATGAGGAATTAGTGGAATTGTTGCGCGTGATCCAGGATTTTGATCCTGCAGGAGTTGGTGCTCGTGATTTGCAAGAGTGTTTGCTGCTACAAATTGAACGCAAAGGAAAATTTAATCCGGATGTTAAATTAGCTCAGTTGATTCTGAAAAAGAATTTTGAAGAGTTCACCAAAAAGCATTACGATAAAATTCAGAAAAGAGTGGGTGCTACTGATGAAGATTTTAAATGTGCTGTTGACGAGATTTTAAAATTAAATCCAAAGCCGGGTAGCACATTTAGTAACCCTTTAGATAAAGCTTCGCCTACTATTATTCCGGATTTTATTCTGGAAGAAGAAGACGGTGATTTACTATTGAGTTTGAATTCCCGAAATGTTCCCGAATTGCATATTAGTAGATCATATTCTGAAATGATCGAGGATTATTCCGGCAATAAAAAAAATCAGTCGAAAGAGAATAAGGATGCCGTTATGTTTGTGAAGCAAAAGCTTGATTCGGCAAAATGGTTTATTGATGCGATCAGACAAAGACAAAATACTTTGCTGCAAAGTATGAATGCAATTATTCAGTATCAGCGTGAATATTTCATCGAAGGGGACGAGCGTAAGTTGCGCCCAATGATTCTGAAAGATATTGCTGAGATCACCAATCTAGATATTTCGACCATTTCAAGAGTATCAAATTCAAAATACATACAGACTCATTTTGGTATATTTTCTTTGAAGTATTTCTTTTCAGAAGGTTTGCAAACCGATTCGGGAGAAGAGGTATCAACACGGGAAATTAAAAAGATATTACAAGAGTGTATTGATAAGGAGGATAAGAAAAAACCACTGACAGATGATAAGTTAGCTGTTATCTTGAAAGAAAAATCGTACTTGATTGCTCGAAGAACTGTGGCAAAGTACAGGGAACAACTTAATATTCCTGTGGCCAGATTAAGAAAAGAATTATAATGCAGAGTAGTAAAAATACGATAACAGTAGTGCAAGGAGAATTATCTTTGCACTTTTATTTTACCAACAGATGAGAAGATTAATGGTGTGAATGAACAAGTATTTAAAGTTTACTTAGAACATCAGAAATCTTTAATCTCAAATCTCATAAAATATAAAATGAATTTTTCTCGAATAATATCAGGGGTAGCGCATCCAATGCTAATGCCACTAATTTCAGTATTTGTAATATTTCACTCAGGAACCTACCTCGACTTTACACCCCATCAGTTGGTACGCGTAATTTATATGATTGTGGCAATTTCGACCATATTACTACCCATTAGTATTTTGCCTTTACTGAAGAACCAGAATCTAATTTCTGATATTGGATTGGAAAAACGCCAGGAGAGACTCCTTCCCTTGGTTTTAACAATTATATTCTACTTTTTGGGCTATTACATGTTGCTTAAATTTCCAATTACCAAAATAATTGCTCACCTGCAACTCGCAGCAATTATCTCCATATTTATTGTTACTCTTATCTCACTAAAGTGGAAAATTAGTTTGCACATGGCAGGTATTGGTGGTTTTTTGGGAATGCTAATAGCATTTACAATTCTTTACTCCAGTTCTTTAAAATTCGTATTTATGATAGGAATTATTTTTGCTGGCTTAATTGGCTATTCCCGATTAAAATTAAACCTGCATACTCCATCTCAGGTTTACGCAGGTTTTATTGTGGGTTTAGTAACAATTTGTTCATGTTTGTTGCTGATGCAAATTTAACTTACTGATGCAACAACCATAAATCAGGTGTTTTATTCAATTTTCGTAATCGAATCAATTCTTTTAGTGCAGTTTCTTTTTTATTGAATGACTGCATTACAACCCGGAACTTTCCTTTTTGTTCCAGAACAAGACTTGGATATCCTTTCTTGTACAATCTATTCTTAAAATTGTTCGCTTGAGTTATATTATTGTAACTAGCGGCTACAATGTGATAATCAAATGAATTTCTACTTTCTGCAATTTGTTCGGTTGTCAGTTTTGGTTCTGGTTTTTCCGGTGCTGGTGTTAATTCTGGAACCGATTTTTTTACTGTCTGTTCAGCAATATTACCCTTTTCAACCGGAGTTACTGTTTTTTTATCTTTACATCCGGAAAAAAGAAGAAATACAAGAATTAAAAAGAAGTTAAATTTTACCATTTCGAGTTTGAGTTTCAAATCATCGTTTAATATAAAGCCAATGTTCTTTAGTCTTTTCAGATGCTCTTTCTGATTTTAGTTCTTGAAAAGCACTATTTCGATCTGAAAAAGCTTTGTAAGAAACTCTGTGAAACCCATTTGCGGCATCAAATACTTCAGAGTTATAACCCTCTTTAGTTAATTTCTGCTGTAAGCGATCGGCATAGCCTATATTTTGAAAGCTAGCTACAATTAAGAAATATTTGTTGGGTACCTGTTCAACCACTGGTTCTAGTTTCTTCTTTGCAACAGTTTCTGCCTTTGGTTTAGGCTTTGCAGTCTCTTTCTTGGGTTTCACTTTTTCAGTTACTTCTTTTTTTACAGGAGTTATTGCTTCATCTTTACACGACGATACTCCAACCGAAAGAATAAGTGAAACAATAAATACAATTTTAATATATCTTCTCATAAGGCTAGGATTAATATTATAGTAACAAATTTACAATTTTATTAATGATTTCAATAATACTTTGTTTATTTGTTCTTTCAATTGCGATGGATCGATTCATCCAAGTTGAGTATTGGTTTACATCGTTTAAATATAACACAAATATTATAGTGAAACACGAAGAAAAGTATGAGCTATTGAATCTTAAAAAGATTATCAAGTCATACTTTTGTGAAATATATTAAATTACTAATCAATTAAAAAATAAATTTATGAAGACAATCGCTTTGGTTGCTCACAATGAAAAGAAGAGTGTAATGCTTGCTTGGGTTAAAAGACATAGAGATGAGCTAAAAAAACACAAGTTAATTGGTACTACGAATACATCAGAATTACTTAATTCAGTTTTAGATCTTGAAGTTAAAGGTTTTGGTCATGGTCCTAATGGTGGTGATATTCTTCTAGCTGCTCAAATATTGGAAGGAAAAGTAGACGAAGTAATCTTTTTAATTGATGCTGAAACACCACACGGTCATGAACATGATATTCAAACTTTAATAAGAACATGTGTGATAAATAATGTTCCAATGGCACTAAATGAAGCTACTGCGGATTATCTGGTAAAGCTGAACATATCCGAAACGAAATAAAATTTTAACATTAACTTAACACAAAGATAATGTTTCCGAAATATTAGGGTCTCCATGTGTTAGTATGTTTGCGAAGAATTTACGAACTTAATATCATGGAGAACTTTTATTTAATTATTGTAGTAGTGCTTTTCGCGCTGGCTATTTCTGACCTTATTGTTGGGGTTAGTAATGATGCCGTGAATTTCCTAAACTCTGCATTTGGTTCTAAGGCAGCCCCACGTTGGGTGATTATGACAATTGCCAGTCTTGGAATTTTGGTTGGAGCAACCTTCTCTAGTGGAATGATGGAAGTAGCCCGTAAAGGGATATTTCACCCTGATCAATTCTACTTTGCAGAAATCATGATTATTTTTATTGCAGTTATGCTGACAGATATTATTCTGTTGGATTTCTACAATACCATTGGTTTGCCAACATCAACAACCGTATCGATTGTATTCGAATTACTAGGTGCTGCTGTGGCTGTGGCTATGGTGAAAATCATGAACTCTTCCGATCAAACAATGCTTGATTTGGGAAGTTACATCAATTCTGCTAAGGCGTTAGCGATTATTACGGGTATTCTGCTGAGTGTTGTAATAGCATTCTTATCCGGATCTCTCGTACAGTATATTAGTCGCCTGATTTTCACTTATAAGTTTGATAAAACTTTCAAGTATTTCGGAGCCATTTTTGGTGGATTTGCAATTACTGCAATTACCTATTTCATTTTAATTAAAGGAGCGAAAGGTTCTTCTTTTATCTCGAAAGAAACTCTTAGCTGGATCAAAGACAATACATTAACCATTATTCTGGTTTGTTTTGTAGGATGGACTGTAATTCTGCAAGCTTTGGTGTGGTTTGTTCGTTTAAACATTTTAAAAGTAATTGTTCTGGTAGGAACCTTTGCTTTGGCAATGGCTTTTGCGGGTAACGATTTAGTAAACTTTATTGGTGTTCCTTTGGCGGGATTTAAATCTTTCCAGGCATTTATAGCTACTCCGGGAACGGATCCTTATGGAATGACGATGGAGATACTAAGCGACAAAGTAAAAACAGAAACCTACTTGCTGATCATTGCTGGTTTAATAATGACAATTACGTTGTGGTTTTCTAAAAAAGCCCGAAATGTTACCGAAACAGAAATCGGATTGAGTAGTCAAAATGAAGGAGTGGAAAAATTTGGATCTTCATTTTTTGCCCGTCTTTTGGTTCGACGTTCTTTGTCTGCAAATAGTAGCTTTAAAAATATTTTACCTGTTAAGTTTCAAGAAGGTATTCAGAAACGATTTGAGAAGGCTCCTGCTCCTGTTGGAATAGATAAAAAAGATGTACCTGCTTTCGATATGATTCGTGCTTCGGTAAATCTTACGGTAGCAAGTATCTTAATTTCTATTGGAACCTCATTAAAATTACCATTGTCAACCACTTATGTAACTTTCATGGTAGCTATGGGATCCTCACTTTCAGATAGAGCTTGGGATAGAGATTCAGCCGTATATCGTATTACTGGAGTACTTACCGTAATTGGAGGTTGGTTTTTCACAGCCTTTAGTGCTTTTACCGCAGCATTTGTATTCGCTAGTTTAATTAACTGGTTAGGAGGATATGCAATTGCTGGGTTGTTGACTATGGCTATCATTTTTGTTGTACGTTCTCACGTATTTCATAATCGCAAATCTCAAAATCTGGAAAAAATGATGGAAGCTGATGATGAAGATGCTTCAATCATTATTAAAGGTGAATTACTAGAACAACTTACTCATGCAGTAGCCGTTGTGACAATTAAAATACCTAAAGTATATGCTAAAATTGTGAACGGATTGGCCTTTGAAGAACGGGATACACTAAAAGAATCTCTAAAAAAGGTAAGAAAACTCGACAAAGAAGCTAAATCATTAAAGGATCAAGTGCCTTTGGTTGTTCAAAAATTAACCGAAGACAGTATCTCAACGGGTCCATTCTATGTACAGCTGATTGATTATCTTCGGGAAATTGCTCACTCTATTAATTTTATAGCCGAACCTGTTTTCGAATATGTGGATAACAATCACAAATCATTGGTTCCCGAGCAAATTGAAGAGTTAAATACTATTCATGCTAAGCTGGAAGATTTCTTTAAGACGATTAATCGCTTGTTAAAGGACAATAACTATGAGTTGGATCAAATCGAGCGTGCATTCTCTAAACAGGAAGATTTATTGAAATCTTTACGCAAGTATAGAAAAGAGCAAATTAGAAGAATTAAGGCTGAAAAAGTAGGAACCAGAAATTCTGTTCTATATTTAGGTATCATTAATGAAACTAAGAACCTTGTGCTTTACTCAGGTAATCTTCTGAAGGCATCACGAGATTTCACCACAATGAACGGTGAAGAGACATATGAAGACATCTAGGCAAATTCAGATCTTTATACAACATCATAAAAAGGGTATCCAAATTGGATACCCTTTTACTTTCCCGCTGATCTTTTATTTTATTTTTCGTTCGATAACCCCTTCTACTTCAAAAGCTTTTTCAAATTCTTTAGGGTGGTTTTCAATGTATTTCTGGAAGCTTAATGAATTTGTAAAAGTCTTGCTAAATAGATCTTTTGATAGAAAGAAGACCTTATAACGATTCCCGGAAATAGATTTGAAGCGATAAATCATAAAGTCTTTTTCGCTGTCGGAACCAACAAACTGTAAATTCAAATAAATATCTTTATTTATCTCCGACGAAAACATACGAATGTTGATAATGGATTCGATATATTGAGTAGAATCTTTAATTTCTTTTAATTGAACAAGGTATTCTGTATCATTAAAAGGAAGCACTTCAAGATAACCCGATGTGTCATCTTTCTTATTTTCGGAAGTTAAAATCCACTCTCCTAATAAAGCCTTTTCGATAACAGAATTGTCCGAAGAGGAAATTGGTACTTTCGATTCATAATGATTACAAGAAGTCAAAACTAATAGTCCGAATAATAGTAATAGCATCTGTCTTTTCATAACACAACGTTTTTTAATGTAAGAAGTTCGAATAGTTTTTCCATTCCAACACTTGCTTTTTCTCTAATATAAGTAATATTTTTGCTTGAGTGCAATGCTGGCTGATTAGGATCAATGACATAAACAGGAGTTTCATCAGGAATATAATCGATTAAACCGGCAGCCGGATACACATTTAATGATGTACCTATAATCAGGAACACATCGGCTTCAGATACAATAGATGCAGCTTCGCTAATAGCTGGAACACTTTCACCAAACCACACAATGTGAGGCCTTAATGGGGAACCTTTTTCACAGGTATCATTTAATGTGAGTTCCCAATGATCCAATTCATAAATTAATTCAGGATCACATGTGCTACGTGCTTTTTTTAATTCACCATGCAAATGCAATACATTTGAACTGCCCGCACGTTCGTGCAAGTCATCAACATTTTGACTTACAATTTTAAGCTCAAAGTATTTTTCCAGTTCAGCAATAAGCAAATGACCTTTGTTCGGTAAACAATCAAACAACTGTTTACGGCGTTCGTTGTAAAATTGGTGCACTAAATTAGGATTTTTTTCCCATGCAGTAGGGCTCGCAACTTCCATAACATCGTATTGCTTCCAAAAGCCGCCCATATCCCGAAAAGTTAGGATACCACTTTCAGCACTCATGCCAGCTCCACTTAAAACAACCAACTTTTTCATATCGTAAATATCGCTTTTCGACCCAATTTAATCCTAAAATTAGACTGTTCAAAATTATCAGTTCTAGTATTTTTACGCTTAAATATAAAATGAGGGATTATATTCGAAATTTACCTTGCTAATTTTCTAAAGTCACTCAGTAAAAAACTGTCAGTTTGCTTTCCTTTTACCATATGGTAATCGAAATAATAAAACATTGCGTCGCCTGCACCAATTAGTATTTTAAAGCATCGGGCTTTGTTCTTTGTGTTCTCAGGACCAACCTTATGCAAAAAAATCACATTAGTGTCCTTATTTTTAATTGCGTTCTCTATTTCTTCAACTTCTACCAATTTTACTTTCCCAGGATATACGTTTCTTATTTTTTCTAAAGAGTTAATGTCGTATTCCAACTCGTTCTTTAGTACATAAATAGTTTTGTCTTTAGTCTCCGCATTGTTTTTATTGTAATATCTAAGAACATTTTCCGAAATAATTTGTGGGTTTGCACTCACCAATGCAATATGGTTTTGCATAAATTGAACCAAAGCCGTTAGTTTATAAATGTAATTTTTTTCATCAACCTGAACATACGATAAGGGAATGGAACAAAGATCGGGCATATCTCCAATTTGTTTTGCCTGTCCACCCAAAACTAGACTTAAGAAATTATACTTGGCTTTGGTTTTGTCTTTATTAAAAGTAACAATGCTTGTTACTAAAAATGAATACTTAGGATCGAATCGTTGCTTTTGAAATTCTGCGTTTGAAATAAATTCATACTCGGTAAGAGTCCAGTTTTGTTTAACCGCTTCTTTTATCTTGTCATTAAAATCAGAAAACAGCTTATCCTCCAAAACTACCAGGGTTTTGGTTTTATAAAATCTGGTGTAATCAGATGCAGTTGGCAGATGTGCCTGAGAATATAGAGTGAAGCCTGCAAAACAGATTAATATTGTTACAATTATCGTTTTCATAGTCTTAATTTTTTTTCCAACAATACGATTCGCATTTCTCTATTTT contains:
- a CDS encoding SPOR domain-containing protein: MVKFNFFLILVFLLFSGCKDKKTVTPVEKGNIAEQTVKKSVPELTPAPEKPEPKLTTEQIAESRNSFDYHIVAASYNNITQANNFKNRLYKKGYPSLVLEQKGKFRVVMQSFNKKETALKELIRLRKLNKTPDLWLLHQ
- a CDS encoding SIR2 family NAD-dependent protein deacylase — translated: MKKLVVLSGAGMSAESGILTFRDMGGFWKQYDVMEVASPTAWEKNPNLVHQFYNERRKQLFDCLPNKGHLLIAELEKYFELKIVSQNVDDLHERAGSSNVLHLHGELKKARSTCDPELIYELDHWELTLNDTCEKGSPLRPHIVWFGESVPAISEAASIVSEADVFLIIGTSLNVYPAAGLIDYIPDETPVYVIDPNQPALHSSKNITYIREKASVGMEKLFELLTLKNVVL
- a CDS encoding methylglyoxal synthase — encoded protein: MKTIALVAHNEKKSVMLAWVKRHRDELKKHKLIGTTNTSELLNSVLDLEVKGFGHGPNGGDILLAAQILEGKVDEVIFLIDAETPHGHEHDIQTLIRTCVINNVPMALNEATADYLVKLNISETK
- the rpoN gene encoding RNA polymerase factor sigma-54 — protein: MLKQSLQQKLLQKLSPQQIQVIKLLELPTLQLEERIKKELEENPVLEEGSNEEEYQEENYSDETPEKDKDKDEFSLEDYMNDEDTPSYKLSAQNYSADDKHEEIPFSGGTTFHELLISQLGLRILSPEKHALTEYLIGNIDEDGYLRREIESIVDDLAFSMGVETSYEELVELLRVIQDFDPAGVGARDLQECLLLQIERKGKFNPDVKLAQLILKKNFEEFTKKHYDKIQKRVGATDEDFKCAVDEILKLNPKPGSTFSNPLDKASPTIIPDFILEEEDGDLLLSLNSRNVPELHISRSYSEMIEDYSGNKKNQSKENKDAVMFVKQKLDSAKWFIDAIRQRQNTLLQSMNAIIQYQREYFIEGDERKLRPMILKDIAEITNLDISTISRVSNSKYIQTHFGIFSLKYFFSEGLQTDSGEEVSTREIKKILQECIDKEDKKKPLTDDKLAVILKEKSYLIARRTVAKYREQLNIPVARLRKEL
- a CDS encoding phosphatase PAP2 family protein; this translates as MNFSRIISGVAHPMLMPLISVFVIFHSGTYLDFTPHQLVRVIYMIVAISTILLPISILPLLKNQNLISDIGLEKRQERLLPLVLTIIFYFLGYYMLLKFPITKIIAHLQLAAIISIFIVTLISLKWKISLHMAGIGGFLGMLIAFTILYSSSLKFVFMIGIIFAGLIGYSRLKLNLHTPSQVYAGFIVGLVTICSCLLLMQI
- a CDS encoding SPOR domain-containing protein, which gives rise to MRRYIKIVFIVSLILSVGVSSCKDEAITPVKKEVTEKVKPKKETAKPKPKAETVAKKKLEPVVEQVPNKYFLIVASFQNIGYADRLQQKLTKEGYNSEVFDAANGFHRVSYKAFSDRNSAFQELKSERASEKTKEHWLYIKR
- a CDS encoding inorganic phosphate transporter, encoding MENFYLIIVVVLFALAISDLIVGVSNDAVNFLNSAFGSKAAPRWVIMTIASLGILVGATFSSGMMEVARKGIFHPDQFYFAEIMIIFIAVMLTDIILLDFYNTIGLPTSTTVSIVFELLGAAVAVAMVKIMNSSDQTMLDLGSYINSAKALAIITGILLSVVIAFLSGSLVQYISRLIFTYKFDKTFKYFGAIFGGFAITAITYFILIKGAKGSSFISKETLSWIKDNTLTIILVCFVGWTVILQALVWFVRLNILKVIVLVGTFALAMAFAGNDLVNFIGVPLAGFKSFQAFIATPGTDPYGMTMEILSDKVKTETYLLIIAGLIMTITLWFSKKARNVTETEIGLSSQNEGVEKFGSSFFARLLVRRSLSANSSFKNILPVKFQEGIQKRFEKAPAPVGIDKKDVPAFDMIRASVNLTVASILISIGTSLKLPLSTTYVTFMVAMGSSLSDRAWDRDSAVYRITGVLTVIGGWFFTAFSAFTAAFVFASLINWLGGYAIAGLLTMAIIFVVRSHVFHNRKSQNLEKMMEADDEDASIIIKGELLEQLTHAVAVVTIKIPKVYAKIVNGLAFEERDTLKESLKKVRKLDKEAKSLKDQVPLVVQKLTEDSISTGPFYVQLIDYLREIAHSINFIAEPVFEYVDNNHKSLVPEQIEELNTIHAKLEDFFKTINRLLKDNNYELDQIERAFSKQEDLLKSLRKYRKEQIRRIKAEKVGTRNSVLYLGIINETKNLVLYSGNLLKASRDFTTMNGEETYEDI